From one Erinaceus europaeus chromosome 4, mEriEur2.1, whole genome shotgun sequence genomic stretch:
- the LOC132538107 gene encoding desmoplakin-like, protein MVENSKLTGKISELEHMITELKKQKSRAEEELPKLKEAAENELRKQQRNVEDIALQKLRAESEAKQYRRELETIVREKEVAERELERVRQLTLEAEAKRAAVEENLLNFRNQLEENTFTRRTLEDHLKRKDSSLSDLEQQKTKLMEELKRKRDKEEELLKLVMQMEKDLTFQKQIAEKQLKEKQKIELEARRKIAEIQYSCRESTLPNCDTLCRGTSLQKELDKQKAEELKQQVDELTTANRKAEKDMRELKYELNALQLEKTSSEEKARLLKEKLDETNNTLMCLKLELERKDQVEEGYSQQLRELGKQLSQTTGKAEEVIQEANYLKKIKHNYEVELESLQLEKGKLQREVDRITRTHAMTERNIQHLNSQVNSFQNDKELSNERLQFCQRKSDHLKEQFEKSHEQLLQNIKAEKENNDKIQKLNEELEKSNECAEMLKQKVNELTRQNNETKLMMQRIQAESENVVLEKQAIQQRCEALKIQADGFKDQLRNTNEHLHKQTKTEQDFHRKIKCLEEDLAKSQNLVSEFKQKCDQQNIIIQNTEKEVRNLSAELNASKEEKRLGEQKVQLQQAQVQELHNRLKKIQNELHLKTIEEQMTHRKMVLFQEESDKFKRSAEEFRKKMEKLMDSKVITENDISGIKLDFVSLQQENCRAQENAKVCETNIQELERQLRQYREQMQQGQNVEANHYQKCRKLEDELMAQKCEVENLKQKMDQQVKEHEHQLVLLQCEIQKKNASQSCTFKPDFDVTGKECQHSGDFSARSAGQLYPTTRSLLKWTQEPKQLEEKWQQQVTEQMPKEIQFLSSGAPHEKEKSQPCYSEYFSQTSTELQITFDETNPITRLSEIEKIRAQSLHNSRQPTRNQDDKHEMNLVKLLAPLEIAKNKQYDMHTEVTTLKQEKNPVPSAEEWMLKGCRVSSGLKRDFLKKGLEQETFHSFSGDQACSVRDDEFKFKGLRHTVTAKQLVEAKLLDMKTVEQLRLGLKTVEEVQKTLSKFLTKPTSVAGLYLESTKEKMSFASAANKIIIDKMIALAFLEAQAATGFIIDPLSGHTYSVEDAIHKGVIDPEFKNRLLEAEKAALGYSCSSKTLSVFQAMENRMLDRQKGKHILEAQIASGGVIDPVRGIRVPPEIALQEGLLNNAILQFLHEPSSNSRVFPNPNNKQALYYSELLQMCVFDVDCQCFLFPYGERNISTLNVVKTHRISVVDTKIGAELTAYEAFQRNLIEKSTYLELSRQQYQWKEATFFESYGKPSHILTDSKTGLQFNIDEAIEQGIVDKALVKMYQEGLTTLTELADSLLSRLVPKKDLQSPLAGYWLTTSGERISVLKASRRNLVDRITALRCLEAQVSTGGIIDPLTGKKYRVAEALHRGLIDEGFAQQLRQCELVITGIGHPVTSKAMSVVEAVNANIISKEMGIRCLEFQYLTGGLIEPQVHSRLSIEEALQVGIIDVSIATKLKDQKSYVRNIICPQTKRKLTYKEALEKADFDFHTGLKLLEVSEPLMTGISSLYYSS, encoded by the exons ATGGTTGAGAATAGTAAACTTACAGGAAAGATCAGTGAATTAGAGCATAtgataactgaactgaagaaacagAAGTCCCGAGCTGAGGAAGAACTTCCAAAGTTGAAGGAGGCTGCAGAAAATGAATTGAGAAAGCAGCAGAGAAATGTTGAAGACATTGCTTTGCAGAAGTTGAGAGCTGAAAGTGAAGCCAAGCAATACCGTAGGGAACTTGAGACCATTGTAAGAGAGAAGGAAGTTGCAGAACGGGAGCTGGAGAGGGTAAGGCAGCTCACATTAGAGGCTGAAGCCAAAAGAGCTGCTGTGGAAGAAAACCTCCTGAATTTTCGGAATCAGTTAGAGGAAAACACTTTCACAAGAAGAACATTGGAAGATCATCTTAAAAGGAAAGATTCAAGtctcagtgacttggagcagcaAAAAACTAAGTTAAtggaagaattaaaaagaaagagagataaagaagaagaactTTTGAAGCTGGTAATGCAGATGGAGAAAGATCTAACCTTTCAAAAGCAGATAGCAGAGAAACAgttgaaagaaaaacagaaaattgaATTAGAAGCTAGAAGAAAAATAGCTGAAATTCAGTATTCATGTAGAGAAAGTACATTGCCAAATTGTGATACCTTGTGCAGAGGAACAAGTCTTCAGAAGGAACTTGAtaaacagaaagcagaagaacTCAAACAACAGGTGGATGAGTTAACAACTGCCAATAGAAAGGCTGAAAAAGACATGAGAGAGCTGAAGTATGAGCTTAATGCACTGCAGCTCGAAAAAACTTCATCTGAGGAAAAGGCTCGATTGCTAAAAGAAAAACTGGATGAAACAAATAATACACTTATGTGCCTAAAGTTAGAATTGGAAAGGAAGGATCAGGTAGAGGAAGGATATTCTCAACAGCTAAGAGAACTGGGTAAGCAGTTGAGCCAAACCACAGGTAAAGCTGAAGAAGTCATTCAAGAAGCGAATTATCTTAAGAAAATAAAGCATAATTATGAAGTAGAACTAGAATCTCTTCAACTGGAAAAAGGGAAATTGCAAAGAGAAGTAGATAGGATCACTAGAACACATGCTATGACTGAGAGGAATATTCAGCATTTAAATTCACAAGTAAATTCTTTTCAGAATGATAAGGAACTCTCTAATGAAAGATTACAATTCTGCCAGAGAAAATCAGATCATTTGAAAGAACAATTTGAGAAAAGCCATGAGCAGTTGCTCCAGAATAttaaagcagaaaaagaaaataatgacaaaatCCAAAAGCTTAATGAAGAATTGGAGAAAAGTAATGAGTGTGCAGAAATGCtgaaacaaaaagtaaatgaaCTTACTAGACAGAATAATGAAACCAAATTAATGATGCAGAGAATCCAGGCAGAATCGGAAAATGTGGTTTTAGAAAAACAAGCTATCCAACAAAGATGTGAGGCACTGAAGATTCAGGCAGATGGATTTAAAGATCAGTTACGCAATACAAACGAGCACTTgcacaaacagacaaaaacagaACAAGATTTCCACAGAAAAATTAAATGCTTAGAAGAAGATCTAGCCAAAAGTCAGAATTTAGTAAGTGAATTTAAGCAAAAGTGTGATCAGCAGAACATCATTATCCAGAACACTGAGAAAGAGGTTAGAAATCTGAGTGCTGAACTGAATGCTTCCAAAGAGGAAAAACGACTGGGGGAGCAGAAAGTACAGCTCCAGCAAGCTCAGGTGCAGGAGCTGCATAAcagattgaaaaagatacaaaatgaGTTGCACTTAAAGACCATAGAGGAGCAGATGACCCACAGAAAGATGGTTCTGTTTCAGGAAGAATCTGATAAATTCAAACGTTCAGCAGAGGAGTTTCGGAAAAAGATGGAAAAATTAATGGATTCTAAAGTTATCACTGAAAATGATATTTCAGGCATAAAGCTTGACTTTGTGTCTCTTCAGCAAGAAAACTGCAGAGCTCAAGAGAATGCTAAGGTCTGTGAAACAAATATTCAAGAGCTTGAAAGACAGCTTCGACAGTATCGTGAGCAAATGCAACAAGGACAGAATGTGGAAGCAAATCATTACCAGAAATGTCGGAAACTGGAAGATGAGCTTATGGCCCAGAAGTGTGAAGTTGAAAATCTGAAACAAAAAATGGATCAACAGGTAAAAGAACATGAGCATCAGTTAGTTTTGCTTCAGTGTGAAATCCAAAAAAAGAATGCATCCCAAAGCTGTACTTTCAAACCAGATTTTGATGTGACAGGGAAGGAATGTCAGCACTCTGGTGACTTCTCTGCTAGGAGTGCAGGACAGCTTTACCCAACAACCAGATCTCTGCTGAAGTGGACTCAAGAGCCAAAGCAATTGGAAGAAAAATGGCAACAGCAGGTTACTGAACAAATGCCAAAGGAAATCCAATTCTTGTCATCAGGAGCTccacatgagaaagagaaaagccagCCATGTTACTCTGAGTATTTTTCTCAAACAAGCACTGAGTTGCAGATAACTTTTGATGAGACAAACCCTATTACAAGATtatcagaaatagagaagatAAGAGCACAATCTCTACACAATTCCAGACAACCAACTAGGAATCAAGATGACAAACATGAAATGAACCTAGTGAAGCTCTTGGCACCCTTAGAG ATAGCTAAGAACAAACAGTATGATATGCACACAGAAGTCacaacattaaaacaagaaaagaacCCAGTTCCCAGTGCTGAAGAATGGATGCTAAAAGGGTGCAGAGTATCCAGTGGACTCAAAAGGGATTTTCTTAAAAAGGGCTTAGAACAAGAGACCTTCCATAGTTTCAGTGGAGATCAGGCCTGTTCAGTTAGAGATGATGAATTTAAATTCAAAGGACTCCGCCACACCGTGACTGCCAAGCAGTTGGTTGAAGCTAAGCTTCTAGACATGAAAACAGTTGAGCAGCTACGACTTGGTCTCAAGACTGTTGAAGAAGTTCAGAAAACTCTTAGCAAGTTTTTAACAAAACCCACCTCCGTTGCAGGACTTTATCTAGAATCTACAAAAGAGAAGATGTCTTTTGCCTCAGCAGCCAACAAAATCATAATAGACAAAATGATCGCCTTAGCATTTTTAGAAGCACAAGCTGCAACAGGTTTTATAATTGATCCCCTTTCTGGTCACACATACTCTGTTGAAGATGCAATCCATAAAGGAGTTATTGACCCTGAGTTCAAAAATAGACTCCTTGAGGCAGAGAAGGCAGCCTTAGGATATTCATGTTCTTCTAAGACATTGTCAGTGTTTCAAGCTATGGAAAACAGGATGCTTGATAGACAGAAAGGTAAACACATTTTGGAGGCCCAGATTGCCAGTGGGGGTGTCATTGACCCTGTGAGAGGCATTCGAGTTCCTCCAGAGATTGCTCTGCAGGAGGGATTGTTAAATAATGCTATCTTACAATTTCTACATGAGCCGTCCAGTAATTCAAGAGTTTTTCCTAATCCCAATAACAAGCAAGCTCTGTATTACTCAGAATTATTGCAGATGTGTGTATTTGATGTAGATTGTCAGTGCTTTTTGTTTCCATATGGGGAGAGGAATATTTCTACTCTCAATGTAGTGAAAACTCATAGGATTTCTGTAGTAGACACTAAAATAGGAGCAGAACTGACTGCTTATGAGGCTTTCCAGAGAAACCTAATTGAAAAAAGTACGTATCTTGAACTTTCGAGGCAGCAATATCAGTGGAAGGAAGCCACATTTTTTGAGTCCTATGGGAAACCATCACATATATTGACTGATAGTAAAACTGGATTACAATTTAACATTGATGAAGCTATAGAACAAGGAATAGTTGACAAAGCCTTGGTCAAAATGTATCAGGAGGGTCTCACCACACTTACAGAACTTGCTGATTCTCTGCTGAGCCGGTTAGTTCCCAAGAAGGATTTGCAGAGTCCTCTTGCAGGGTACTGGCTGACTACAAGTGGGGAAAGGATCTCTGTCCTAAAGGCCTCCCGTAGGAATTTGGTTGATCGTATTACAGCCCTCAGATGCCTGGAAGCACAAGTCAGTACTGGTGGGATAATTGACCCACTTACTGGAAAAAAATACCGAGTGGCTGAAGCTTTGCATAGAGGCCTGATTGATGAAGGTTTTGCTCAGCAGCTGCGGCAGTGTGAATTAGTAATCACGGGGATTGGCCATCCAGTTACGAGTAAAGCAATGTCAGTGGTAGAAGCTGTGAATGCAAATATCATAAGTAAGGAAATGGGAATCCGTTGTTTGGAGTTTCAGTACTTGACAGGGGGACTGATAGAGCCACAGGTTCACTCACGGTTGTCAATAGAAGAGGCTCTCCAAGTAGGTATTATAGATGTCTCCATTGCTACCAAGCTCAAAGATCAGAAGTCGTACGTCAGAAATATAATATGCCcccaaacaaaaagaaagctgACATATAAAGAAGCCTTAGAAAAAGCTGATTTTGATTTCCACACAGGACTTAAACTCTTAGAAGTATCTGAACCCTTGATGACAGGAATTTCTAGCCTCTATTATTCTTCATAA